In Prescottella soli, a genomic segment contains:
- a CDS encoding Rv1681 family radical SAM protein, whose translation MVIFDLMRLAVTLADGATGQVPITSAADRDVAEQWCARTGNTVVGADVDDSGVGSITVRRGRPPDPLEVLGPDRMPGARLWMYTNFHCNLSCDYCCVASSPRTPRRELGADRIARLAREATDWGVREIFLTGGEPFLLADIGTIVTSCAELAPTTVLTNGMVFKGRGLRALESLPRGGVALQISLDSATPELHDSHRGSGSWARAVAGIRTALALGFRVRVAATVAAPPPGALAAFHEFLDDLGIAPEDQVVRPIAKEGAAVKGQVLTRGSLVPEITVTADGIYWHPVAAIDEDSLVTRQIEPLTPALDEIARSFAEQWARAASAAELFPCA comes from the coding sequence ATGGTGATCTTCGATCTGATGCGTCTCGCGGTGACGCTGGCCGACGGCGCGACTGGTCAGGTGCCGATCACCTCGGCCGCAGACCGCGACGTCGCCGAACAGTGGTGTGCGCGAACCGGAAACACCGTTGTGGGCGCGGACGTGGACGACTCCGGGGTCGGCAGCATCACCGTTCGGCGAGGCCGCCCGCCCGATCCACTCGAAGTGCTCGGGCCGGACCGGATGCCCGGTGCCAGGCTGTGGATGTACACCAACTTCCACTGCAACCTCTCGTGCGATTACTGCTGTGTCGCGTCGTCGCCGCGGACACCGCGCCGCGAACTCGGCGCGGATCGGATCGCGCGGTTGGCTCGCGAAGCGACCGACTGGGGTGTGCGCGAAATCTTCCTCACCGGCGGTGAGCCGTTCCTACTCGCTGACATCGGCACCATCGTGACCAGTTGTGCGGAGCTGGCGCCCACCACGGTGCTCACCAACGGAATGGTGTTCAAGGGCCGTGGGCTGCGCGCGCTCGAGTCCCTCCCGCGCGGCGGGGTGGCGCTGCAGATCAGTCTCGATTCGGCAACGCCGGAGCTGCACGATTCGCATCGCGGGTCCGGCAGCTGGGCAAGGGCAGTCGCGGGGATACGTACAGCCCTCGCGCTGGGTTTCCGGGTCCGGGTGGCTGCCACCGTCGCGGCGCCCCCACCGGGCGCGTTGGCCGCCTTCCACGAGTTCCTCGACGACCTCGGGATCGCGCCCGAGGATCAGGTCGTGCGGCCGATAGCGAAGGAAGGCGCCGCGGTGAAGGGCCAGGTGCTCACCCGGGGATCCCTCGTTCCCGAGATCACGGTCACCGCCGACGGCATCTACTGGCATCCGGTAGCCGCGATCGACGAAGACTCGCTGGTCACCCGGCAGATCGAGCCGCTCACCCCGGCACTGGACGAGATCGCGCGATCGTTCGCCGAGCAATGGGCGCGGGCAGCCAGCGCCGCTGAACTCTTCCCCTGCGCCTGA